The sequence TTGCAGATTCAGACAAAAGAGGGGAGGTGGTGGATTCTTGTGCAGGGGAAGAAGTGATGGCTGTAGTCATTTCGGAAAGAGATGTTGACTCAAATACAGTTGGAGTGACAGTGAACTCAGAAGATTTGAGATTTGTGGTAAATTCTGTTTCCAGTTCAGTGGTTGAACTTTCAGAGAACAGAGGCAGGGTGGTGAATTTAGTTGTTTTGGACGTCGTGGTGGATTCATTTGCTAGGGAAGTACTGGTGAAGTTGTTCAGTAACAGGGCATTTGTGTTTGCATTATTTCCCTGTGAAATGGATGTGGAATCAGACAACGATGGTGTTGTCGTCAATTCGATTATTGGGGAAGTGGTCGAGATTCTGTTGTTTCAGGAGAGTTTGTGGAGCGAGATAACAAAAGAACGATGGTGGATTCAGATGTGGGAGATAAGGTTGTGGGCTCAATCAAAAGCGAGGTGGTAGTGGATTCAGTTGTTTGAGGAATGGTTGCATATGTTGCTAGTGGTGTTTTGTTTGTGGATTCAGTTACCTGAGTAGTAGGCGTGGTTTGAGGCAAAGTTGGGGTGATGGTTTCAGTAAGAGGTGAATTGGCAATGGATTGTGATGTGgatataataattgtattttcAAATGTTAGCTGGTTCTCTGTTGATAAGGGCGATGTCGATGTGGTGTTGAATTCATTTGTTGCAGGAGTAGTTATGGATGTAGATAAAGGAGAGGAGGCAATAGGGTATTCACTTTCTTGGGTATTGGAAGATGACTCGGATAAAGTTGGGGTGGACGATTCAGATTCAGTTAAGGTTGTGGTGAACTTTGATTCAGACAGAGTGGTGATGGATTCAGGTGGTGGAGATGTAACTGACTCAGAAGATGGTGACATTATGAAGGATTCGTTGCTTGAGGAATTGAGGTTGATTGAGCTACTTGGGCAGTAATctgagatttagataaagaagtgGTTGTAATTAGTTGAGTTTTTTTAGTGTTGGTAGTATTTTGTATTGCCTGGTAAGTGGCACTTGATGTGGACATAGGGATGGTTGTATGTTCAGTTTTTTGGGGAGTTGATGTAGTTTCGGTCAACGTTGGGGTGGTTACGTTGGTTGAGAGGTGAGGCATGGAGGTTTCAGTACCCTTGAGAGAGTTGTAGATTCAGGAAAAGATGGTATTTTGCTGGAATCAGACAATGAGAAGCTCGTTGGGAATTCTGATTTTTGTGGTGTGTTTGTGGTTTCAGACACAACAGGGTGATGGTCACTTCAGATGATTTGAGACTGGTGGTAAATTCTGTTTTCTTGGGAGCGGTTGCAGTTTGAGAGAATGAAGATGTAGTGGGCGGTTCATGTTCTTGTGGGTTGATAGTGGCTTCAGAATTAGCTGTCAGAACTACGTTAGTTACCTGAGACATCGTGATGGATTCTGTTGCTTGTGGAATGGTTGCAGATTCAGACAAAAGAGGGGAGGTGGTGGATTCTTGTGCAGGGAAGAAGTGATGGCTGTAGTCATTTCGGAAAGAGATGTTGACTCAAATACAGTTGGAGTGACAGTGAACTCAGAAGATTTGAGATTTGTGGTAAATTCTGTTTCCAGTTCAGTGGTTGAACTTTCAGAGAACAGAGGCAGGGTGGTGAATTTAGTTGTTTTGGACGTCGTGGTGGATTCATTTGCTAGGGAAGTACTGGTGAAGTTGTTCAGTAACAGGGCATTTGTGTTTGCATTATTTCCCTGTGAAATGGATGTGGAATCAGACAACGATGGTGTTGTCGTCAATTCGATTATTGGGGAAGTGGTCGTAGATTCTGTTGTTTCAGGAGAGTTTGTGGAGCGAGATAACAAAAGAACGATGGTGGATTCAGATGTGGGAGATAAGGTTGTGGGCTCAATCAAAAGCGAGGTGGTAGTGGATTCAGTTGTTTGAGGAATGGTTGCATATGTTGCTAGTGGTGTTTTGTTTGTGGATTCAGTTACCTGAGTAGTAGGCGTGGTTTGAGACAAAGTTGGGGTGATGGTTTCAGTAAGAGGTGAATTGGCAATGGATTGTGATGTGgatataataattgtattttcAAATGTTAGCTGGTTCTCTGTTGATAAGGGCGATGTCGATGTGGTGTTGAATTCATTTGTTGCAGGAGTAGTTATGGATGTAGATAAAGGAGAGGAGGCAATAGGGTATTCACTTTCTTGGGTATTGGAAGATGACTCGGATAAAGTTGGGGTGGACGATTCAGATTCAGTTAAGGTTGTGGTGAACTTTGATTCAGACAGAGTGGTGATGGATTCAGGTGGTGGAGATGTAACTGACTCAGAAGATGGTGACATTATGAAGGATTCGGTTGCTTGAGGAATTGAGGTTGATTGAGCTACTTGGGCAGTAATctgagatttagataaagaagtgGTTGTAATTAGTTGAGTTTTTTTAGTGTTGGTAGTATTTTGTATTGCCTGGTAAGTGGCACTTGATGTGGACATAGGGATGGTTGTATGTTCAGTTTTTTGGGGAGTTGATGTAGTTTCGGTCAACGTTGGGGTGGTTACGTTGGTTGAGAGGTGAGGCATGGAGGTTTCAGTACCCTTGGAGAGAGTTGTAGATTCAGGAAAAGATGGTATTTTGCTGGAATCAGACAATGAGAAGCTCGTTGGGAATTCTGATTTTGTGGTGTGTTTGTGGTTTCAGACACAACAGGGGTGATGGTCACTTCAGATGATTTGAGACTGGTGGTAAATTCTGTTTTCTTGGGAGCGGTTGCAGTTTGAGAGAATGAAGATGTAGTGGGCGGTTCATGTTCTTGTGGGTTGATAGTGGCTTCAGAATTAGCTGTCAGAACTACGTTAGTTACCTGAGACATCGTGATGGATTCTGTTGCTTGTGGAATGGTTGCAGATTCAGACAAAAGAGGGAGGTGGTGGATTCTTGTGCAGGGAAGAAGTGATGGCTGTAGTCATTTCGGAAAGAGATGTTGACTCAAATACAGTTGGAGTGACAGTGAACTCAGAAGATTTGAGATTTGTGGTAAATTCTGTTTCCAGTTCAGTGGTTGAACTTTCAGAGAACAGAGGCAGGGTGGTGAATTTAGTTGTTTTGGACGTCGTGGTGGATTCATTTGCTAGGGAAGTACTGGTGAAGTTGTTCAGTAACAGGGCATTTGTGTTTGCATTATTTCCCTGTGAAATGGATGTGGAATCAGACAACGATGGTGTTGTCGTCAATTCGATTATTGGGGAAGTGGTCGAGATTCTGTTGTTTCAGGAGAGTTTGTGGAGCGAGATAACAAAAGAACGATGGTGGATTCAGATGTGGGAGATAAGGTTGTGGGCTCAATCAAAAGCGAGGTGGTAGTGGATTCAGTTGTTTGAGGAATGGTTGCATATGTTGCTAGTGGTGTTTTGTTTGTGGATTCAGTTACCTGAGTAGTAGGCGTGGTTTGAGACAAAGTTGGGGTGATGGTTTCAGTAAGAGGTGAATTGGCAATGGATTGTGATGTGgatataataattgtattttcAAATGTTAGCTGGTTCTCTGTTGATAAGGGCGATGTCGATGTGGTGTTGAATTCATTTGTAGCAGGAGTAGTTATGGATGTAGATAAAGGAGAGGAGGCAATAGGGTATTCACTTTCTTGGGTATTGGAAGATGACTCGGATAAAGTTGGGGTGGACGATTCAGATTCAGTTAAGGTTGTGGTGAACTTTGATTCAGACAGAGTGGTGATGGATTCAGGTGGTGGAGATGTAACTGACTCAGAAGATGGTGACATTATGAAGGATTGGTTGCTTGAGGAATTGAGGTTGATTGAGCTACTTGGGCAGTAATctgagatttagataaagaagtgGTTGTAATTAGTTGAGTTTTTTTAGTGTTGGTAGTATTTTGTATTGCCTGGTAAGTGGCACTTGATGTGGACATAGGGATGGTTGTATGTTCAGTTTTTTGGGGAGTTGATGTAGTTTCGGTCAACGTTGGGGTGGTTACGTTGGTTGAGAGGTGAGGCATGGAGGTTTCAGTACCCTTGGAGAGAGTTGTAGATTCAGGAAAAGATGGTATTTTGCTGGAATCAGACAATGAGAAGCTCGTTGGGAATTCTGATTTTTGTGGTGTGTTTGTGGTTTCAGACACAACAGGGGTGATGGTCACTTCAGATGATTTGAGACTGGTGGTAAATTCTGTTTTCTTGGGAGCGGTTGCAGTTTGAGAGAATGAAGATGTAGTGGGCGGTTCATGTTCTTGTGGGTTGATAGTGGCTTCAGAATTAGCTGTCAGAACTACGTTAGTTACCTGAGACATCGTGATGGATTCTGTTGCTTGTGGAATGGTTGCAGATTCAGACAAAAGAGGGGAGGTGGTGGATTCTTGTGCAGGGAAGAAGTGATGGCTGTAGTCATTTCGGAAAGAGATGTTGACTCAAATACAGTTGGAGTGACAGTGAACTCAGAAGATTTGAGATTTGTGGTAAATTCTGTTTCCAGTTCAGTGGTTGAACTTTCAGAGAACAGAGGCAGGGTGGTGAATTTAGTTGTTTTGGACGTCGTGGTGGATTCATTTGCTAGGGAAGTACTGGTGAAGTTGTTCAGTAACAGGGCATTTGTGTTTGCATTATTTCCCTGTGAAATGGATGTGGAATCAGACAACGATGGTGTTGTCGTCAATTCGATTATTGGGGAAGTGGTCGTAGATTCTGTTGTTTCAGGAGAGTTTGTGGAGCGAGATAACAAAAGAACGATGGTGGATTCAGATGTGGGAGATAAGGTTGTGGGCTCAATCAAAAGCGAGGTGGTAGTGGATTCAGTTGTTTGAGGAATGGTTGCATATGTTGCTAGTGGTGTTTTGTTTGTGGATTCAGTTACCTGAGTAGTAGGCGTGGTTTGAGACAAAGTTGGGGTGATGGTTTCAGTAAGAGGTGAATTGGCAATGGATTGTGATGTGgatataataattgtattttcAAATGTTAGCTGGTTCTCTGTTGATAAGGGCGATGTCGATGTGGTGTTGAATTCATTTGTTGCAGGAGTAGTTATGGATGTAGATAAAGGAGAGGAGGCAATAGGGTATTCACTTTCTTGGGTATTGGAAGATGACTCGGATAAAGTTGGGGTGGACGATTCAGATTCAGTTAAGGTTGTGGTGAACTTTGATTCAGACAGAGTGGTGATGGATTCAGGTGGTGGAGATGTAACTGACTCAGAAGATGGTGACATTATGAAGGATTGGTTGCTTGAGGAATTGAGGTTGATTGAGCTACTTGGGCAGTAATctgagatttagataaagaagtgGTTGTAATTAGTTGAGTTTTTTTAGTGTTGGTAGTATTTTGTATTGCCTGGTAAGTGGCACTTGATGTGGACATAGGGATGGTTGTATGTTCAGTTTTTTGGGGAGTTGATGTAGTTTCGGTCAACGTTGGGGTGGTTACGTTGGTTGAGAGGTGAGGCATGGAGGTTTCAGTACCCTTGGAGAGAGTTGTAGATTCAGGAAAAGATGGTATTTTGCTGGAATCAGACAATGAGAAGCTCGTTGGGAATTCTGATTTTTGTGGTGTGTTTGTGGTTTCAGACACAACAGGGGTGATGGTCACTTCAGATGATTTGAGACTGGTGGTAAATTCTGTTTTCTTGGGAGCGGTTGCAGTTTGAGAGAATGAAGATGTAGTGGGCGGTTCATGTTCTTGTGGGTTGATAGTGGCTTCAGAATTAGCTGTCAGAACTACGTTAGTTACCTGAGACATCGTGATGGATTCTGTTGCTTGTGGAATGGTTGCAGATTCAGACAAAAGAGGGGAGGTGGTGGATTCTTGTGCAGGGAAGAAGTGATGGCTGTAGTCATTTCGAAAGAGATGTTGACTCAAATACAGTTGGAGTGACAGTGAACTCAGAAGATTTGAGATTTGTGGTAAATTCTGTTTCCAGTTCAGTGGTTGAACTTTCAGAGAACAGAGGCAGGGTGGTGAATTTAGTTGTTTTGGACGTCGTGGTGGATTCATTTGCTAGGGAAGTACTGGTGAAGTTGTTCAGTAACAGGGCATTTGTGTTTGCATTATTTCCCTGTGAAATGGATGTGGAATCAGACAACGATGGTGTTGTCGTCAATTGATTATTGGGGAAGTGGTCGTAGATTCTGTTGTTTCAGGAGAGTTTGTGGAGCGAGATAACAAAAGAACGATGGTGGATTCAGATGTGGGAGATAAGGTTGTGGGCTCAATCAAAAGCGAGGTGGTAGTGGATTCAGTTGTTTGAGGAATGGTTGCATATGTTGCTAGTGGTGTTTTGTTTGTGGATTCAGTTACCTGAGTAGTAGGCGTGGTTTGAGACAAAGTTGGGGTGATGGTTTCAGTAAGAGGTGAATTGGCAATGGATTGTGATGTGgatataataattgtattttcAAATGTTAGCTGGTTCTCTGTTGATAAGGGCGATGTCGATGTGGTGTTGAATTCATTTGTTGCAGGAGTAGTTATGGATGTAGATAAAGGAGAGGAGGCAATAGGGTATTCACTTTCTTGGGTATTGGAAGATGACTCGGATAAAGTTGGGGTGGACGATTCAGATTCAGTTAAGGTTGTGGTGAACTTTGATTCAGACAGAGTGGTGATGGATTCAGGTGGTGGAGATGTAACTGACTCAGAAGATGGTGACATTATGAAGGATTCGGTTGCTTGAGGAATTGAGGTTGATTGAGCTACTTGGGCAGTAATctgagatttagataaagaagtgGTTGTAATTAGTTGAGTTTTTTTAGTGTTGGTAGTATTTTGTATTGCCTGGTAAGTGGCACTTGATGTGGACATAGGGATGGTTGTATGTTCAGTTTTTTGGGGAGTTGATGTAGTTTCGGTCAACGTTGGGGTGGTTACGTTGGTTGAGAGGTGAGGCATGGAGGTTTCAGTACCCTTGGAGAGAGTTGTAGATTCAGGAAAAGATGGTATTTTGCTGGAATCAGACAATGAGAAGCTCGTTGGGAATTCTGATTTTTGTGGTGTGTTTGTGGTTTCAGACACAACAGGGGTGATGGTCACTTCAGATGATTTGAGACTGGTGGTAAATTCTGTTTTCTTGGGAGCGGTTGCAGTTTGAGAGAATGAAGATGTAGTGGGCGGTTCATGTTCTTGTGGGTTGATAGTGGCTTCAGAATTAGCTGTCAGAACTACGTTAGTTACCTGAGACATCGTGATGGATTCTGTTGCTTGTGGAATGGTTGCAGATTCAGACAAAAGAGGGGAGGTGGTGGATTCTTGTGCAGGGGAAGAAGTGATGGCTGTAGTCATTTCGGAAAGAGATGTTGACTCAAATACAGTTGGAGTGACAGTGAACTCAGAAGATTTGAGATTTGTGGTAAATTCTGTTTCCAGTTCAGTGGTTGAACTTTCAGAGAACAGAGGCAGGGTGGTGAATTTAGTTGTTTTGGACGTCGTGGTGGATTCATTTGCTAGGGAAGTACTGGTGAAGTTGTTCAGTAACAGGGCATTTGTGTTTGCATTATTTCCCTGTGAAATGGATGTGGAATCAGACAACGATGGTGTTGTCGTCAATTCGATTATTGGGGAAGTGGTCGTAGATTCTGTTGTTTCAGGAGAGTTTGTGGAGCGAGATAACAAAAGAACGATGGTGGATTCAGATGTGGGAGATAAGGTTGTGGGCTCAATCAAAAGCGAGGTGGTAGTGGATTCAGTTGTTTGAGGAATGGTTGCATATGTTGCTAGTGGTGTTTTGTTTGTGGATTCAGTTACCTGAGTAGTAGGCGTGGTTTGAGACAAAGTTGGGGTGATGGTTTCAGTAAGAGGTGAATTGGCAATGGATTGTGATGTGgatataataattgtattttcAAATGTTAGCTGGTTCTCTGTTGATAAGGGCGATGTCGATGTGGTGTTGAATTCATTTGTTGCAGGAGTAGTTATGGATGTAGATAAAGGAGAGGAGGCAATAGGGTATTCACTTTCTTGGGTATTGGAAGATGACTCGGATAAAGTTGGGGTGGACGATTCAGATTCAGTTAAGGTTGTGGTGAACTTTGATTCAGACAGAGTGGTGATGGATTCAGGTGGTGGAGATGTAACTGACTCAGAAGATGGTGACATTATGAAGGATTCGGTTGCTTGAGGAATTGAGGTTGATTGAGCTACTTGGGCAGTAATctgagatttagataaagaagtgGTTGTAATTAGTTGAGTTTTTTTAGTGTTGGTAGTATTTTGTATTGCCTGGTAAGTGGCACTTGATGTGGACATAGGGATGGTTGTATGTTCAGTTTTTTGGGGAGTTGATGTAGTTTCGGTCAACGTTGGGGTGGTTACGTTGGTTGAGAGGTGAGGCATGGAGGTTTCAGTACCCTTGGAGAGAGTTGTAGATTCAGGAAAAGATGGTATTTTGCTGGAATCAGACAATGAGAAGCTCGTTGGGAATTCTGATTTTTGTGGTGTGTTTGTGGTTTCAGACACAACAGGGGTGATGGTCACTTCAGATGATTTGAGACTGGTGGTAAATTCTGTTTTCTTGGGAGCGGTTGCAGTTTGAGAGAATGAAGATGTAGTGGGCGGTTCATGTTCTTGTGGGTTGATAGTGGCTTCAGAATTAGCTGTCAGAACTACGTTAGTTACCTGAGACATCGTGATGGATTCTGTTGCTTGTGGAATGGTTGCAGATTCAGACAAAAGAGGGGAGGTGGTGGATTCTTGTGCAGGGAAGAAGTGATGGCTGTAGTCATTTCGGAAAGAGATGTTGACTCAAATACAGTTGGAGTGACAGTGAACCAGAAGATTTGAGATTTGTGGTAAATTCTGTTTCCAGTTCAGTGGTTGAACTTTCAGAGAACAGAGGCAGGGTGGTGAATTTAGTTGTTTTGGACGTCGTGGTGGATTCATTTGCTAGGGAAGTACTGGTGAAGTTGTTCAGTAACAGGGCATTTGTGTTTGCATTATTTCCCTGTGAAATGGATGTGGAATCAGACAACGATGGTGTTGTCGTCAATTCGATTATTGGGGAAGTGGTCGAGATTCTGTTGTTTCAGGAGAGTTTGTGGAGCGAGATAACAAAAGAACGATGGTGGATTCAGATGTGGGAGATAAGGTTGTGGGCTCAATCAAAAGCGAGGTGGTAGTGGATTCAGTTGTTTGAGGAATGGTTGCATATGTTGCTAGTGGTGTTTTGTTTGTGGATTCAGTTACCTGAGTAGTAGGCGTGGTTTGAGACAAAGTTGGGGTGATGGTTTCAGTAAGAGGTGAATTGGCAATGGATTGTGATGTGgatataataattgtattttcAAATGTTAGCTGGTTCTCTGTTGATAAGGGCGATGTCGATGTGGTGTTGAATTCATTTTTGCAGGAGTAGTTATGGATGTAGATAAAGGAGAGGAGGCAATAGGGTATTCACTTTCTTGGGTATTGGAAGATGACTCGGATAAAGTTGGGGTGGACGATTCAGATTCAGTTAAGGTTGTGGTGAACTTTGATTCAGACAGAGTGGTGATGGATTCAGGTGGTGGAGATGTAACTGACTCAGAAGATGGTGACATTATGAAGGATTGGTTGCTTGAGGAATTGAGGTTGATTGAGCTACTTGGGCAGTAATctgagatttagataaagaagtgGTTGTAATTAGTTGAGTTTTTTTAGTGTTGGTAGTATTTTGTATTGCCTGGTAAGTGGCACTTGATGTGGACATAGGGATGGTTGTATGTTCAGTTTTTTGGGGAGTTGATGTAGTTTCGGTCAACGTTGGGGTGGTTACGTTGGTTGAGAGGTGAGGCATGGAGGTTTCAGTACCCTTGGAGAGAGTTGTAGATTCAGGAAAAGATGGTATTTTGCTGGAATCAGACAATGAGAAGCTCGTTGGGAATTCTGATTTTTGTGGTGTGTTTGTGGTTTCAGACACAACAGGGGTGATGGTCACTTCAGATGATTTGAGACTGGTGGTAAATTCTGTTTTCTTGGGAGCGGTTGCAGTTTGAGAGAATGAAGATGTAGTGGGCGGTTCATGTTCTTGTGGGTTGATAGTGGCTTCAGAATTAGCTGTCAGAACTACGTTAGTTACCTGAGACATCGTGATGGATTCTGTTGCTTGTGGAATGGTTGCAGATTCAGACAAAAGAGGGGAGGTGGTGGATTCTTGTGCAGGGGAAGAAGTGATGGCTGTAGTCATTTCGGAAAGAGATGTTGACTCAAATACAGTTGGAGTGACAGTGAACTCAGAAGATTTGAGATTTGTGGTAAATTCTGTTTCCAGTTCAGTGGTTGAACTTTCAGAGAACAGAGGCAGGGTGGTGAATTTAGTTGTTTTGGACGTCGTGGTGGATTCATTTGCTAGGGAAGTACTGGTGAAGTTGTTCAGTAACAGGGCATTTGTGTTTGCATTATTTCCCTGTGAAATGGATGTGGAATCAGACAACGATGGTGTTGTCGTCAATTCGATTATTGGGGAAGTGGTCGAGATTCTGTTGTTTCAGGAGAGTTTGTGGAGCGAGATAACAAAAGAACGATGGTGGATTCAGATGTGGGAGATAAGGTTGTGGGCTCAATCAAAAGCGAGGTGGTAGTGGATTCAGTTGTTTGAGGAATGGTTGCATATGTTGCTAGTGGTGTTTTGTTTGTGGATTCAGTTACCTGAGTAGTAGGC comes from Polypterus senegalus isolate Bchr_013 unplaced genomic scaffold, ASM1683550v1 scaffold_570, whole genome shotgun sequence and encodes:
- the LOC120521945 gene encoding mucin-2-like; protein product: MSPSSESVTSPPPESITTLSESKFTTTLTESESSTPTLSESSSNTQESEYPIASSPLSTSITTPATNEFNTTSTSPLSTENQLTFENTIIISTSQSIANSPLTETITPTLSQTTPTTQVTESTNKTPLATYATIPQTTESTTTSLLIEPTTLSPTSESTIVLLLSRSTNSPETTESTTTSPIIELTTTPSLSDSTSISQGNNANTNALLLNNFTSTSLANESTTTSKTTKFTTLPLFSESSTTELETEFTTNLKSSEFTVTPTVFESTSLSEMTTAITSSPAQESTTSPLLSESATIPQATESITMSQVTNVVLTANSEATINPQEHEPPTTSSFSQTATAPKKTEFTTSLKSSEVTITPVVSETTNTPQKSEFPTSFSLSDSSKIPSFPESTTLSMGTETSMPHLSTNVTTPILTETTSTPQKTEHTTIPMSTSSATYQPSLLPLHKNPPPPLFCLNLQPFHKQQNPSRCLRISTTSPIIELTTTPSLSDSTSISQGNNANTNALLLNNFTSTSLANESTTTSKTTKFTTLPLFSESSTTELETEFTTNLKSSEFTVTPTVFESTSLSEMTTAITSSPAQESTTSPLLSESATIPQATESITMSQVTNVVLTANSEATINPQEHEPPTTSSFSQTATAPKKTEFTTSLKSSEVTITPVVSETTNTPQKSEFPTSFSLSDSSKIPSFPESTTLSKGTETSMPHLSTNVTTPTLTETTSTPQKTEHTTIPMSTSSATYQAIQNTTNTKKTQLITTTSLSKSQITAQGNNANTNALLLNNFTINISFRNDYSHHFFPAQESTTSPLLSESATIPQATESITMSQVTNVVLTANSEATINPQEHEPPTTSSFSQTATAPKKTEFTTSLKSSEVTITPVVSETTNTPQKSEFPTSFSLSDSSKIPSFPESTTLSKGTETSMPHLSTNVTTPTLTETTSTPQKTEHTTIPMSTSSATYQAIQNTTNTKKTQLITTTSLSKSQITAQVAQSTSIPQATESFIMSPSSESVTSPPPESITTLSESKFTTTLTESESSTPTLSESSSNTQESEYPIASSPLSTSITTPATNEFNTTSTSPLSTENQLTFENTIIISTSQSIANSPLTETITPTLSQTTPTTQVTESTNKTPLATYATIPQTTESTTTSLLIEPTTLSPTSESTIVLLLSRSTNSPETTESTTTSPIIELTTTPSLSDSTSISQGNNANTNALLLNNFTSTSLANESTTTSKTTKFTTLPLFSESSTTELETEFTTNLKSSEFTVTPTVFESTSLSEMTTAITSSPAQESTTSPLLSESATIPQATESITMSQVTNVVLTANSEATINPQEHEPPTTSSFSQTATAPKKTEFTTSLKSSEVTITPVVSETTNTPQKSEFPTSFSLSDSSKIPSFPESTTLSKGTETSMPHLSTNVTTPTLTETTSTPQKTEHTTIPMSTSSATYQAIQNTTNTKKTQLITTTSLSKSQITAQVAQSTSIPQATESFIMSPSSESVTSPPPESITTLSESKFTTTLTESESSTPTLSESSSNTQESEYPIASSPLSTSITTPATNEFNTTSTSPLSTENQLTFENTIIISTSQSIANSPLTETITPTLSQTTPTTQVTESTNKTPLATYATIPQTTESTTTSLLIEPTTLSPTSESTIVLLLSRSTNSPETTESTTTSPIIN